A stretch of the Deltaproteobacteria bacterium genome encodes the following:
- a CDS encoding DUF4911 domain-containing protein — protein sequence MMETVRRYYRVDRKDIHYIRYTIESYDGAAVVRTIDPQEALLEILIAPGCEYLIGRLVEDLSGREGLQLKSIDSPGHKSPEPE from the coding sequence ATGATGGAAACGGTTAGACGATACTACCGGGTCGACCGGAAGGACATCCACTATATCCGCTACACCATCGAATCCTATGACGGAGCAGCCGTCGTCAGGACCATTGACCCTCAAGAAGCTTTACTCGAAATACTGATAGCTCCGGGATGTGAATATCTTATCGGACGTCTGGTTGAAGATCTTTCCGGAAGGGAAGGGCTTCAATTAAAAAGTATCGATTCACCTGGACACAAGAGCCCTGAGCCTGAATAA
- a CDS encoding NAD(+)/NADH kinase, producing the protein MKARTVGIFFKHNHEPARIEAHKLKEWLEARNYEVFMDSMNAEQNEGSRSATQYHERVSKIPSNVGWVVVLGGDGTLLGAARKVGKFGMPILGVNLGGLGFLTEVPLKRLYPVVEMMLKGQLDEESRLMLETRVVRGGQNIGSFLVLNDVVINKGALARILDLDVYINDQFLTAFRSDGLIISTPTGSTAYNLAAGGPILYPTMSNLILTPICPFTLTNRPIILPDSDTVCITMRKAREEKVTITFDGQVGFDLKYGDKVMIHASNKRIRLLKSPDQTYFEILRAKLMWGGATYKNHDGNG; encoded by the coding sequence ATGAAAGCTCGTACTGTCGGCATTTTTTTCAAACACAACCATGAGCCTGCAAGAATCGAGGCCCACAAGCTCAAAGAGTGGCTTGAGGCAAGAAATTACGAAGTCTTCATGGATTCCATGAACGCGGAGCAAAACGAAGGTTCTCGTTCCGCAACACAATACCATGAACGGGTATCGAAAATTCCCTCAAATGTGGGATGGGTGGTCGTCCTTGGGGGAGACGGTACCCTTCTTGGAGCCGCCCGAAAGGTGGGAAAATTCGGGATGCCCATCTTGGGAGTGAATCTTGGAGGGCTGGGATTTCTCACCGAGGTGCCCTTAAAAAGGCTTTATCCGGTAGTTGAGATGATGCTCAAAGGCCAACTTGATGAGGAAAGCCGGCTCATGCTGGAAACCCGGGTGGTCAGGGGGGGACAGAATATAGGCAGCTTCCTCGTCTTGAACGATGTGGTGATCAACAAGGGTGCTCTGGCAAGAATCCTTGACCTGGATGTTTACATCAATGATCAGTTCCTGACCGCTTTTCGATCCGACGGATTGATTATCTCAACCCCCACCGGTTCCACGGCCTATAACCTGGCTGCGGGTGGACCGATTCTCTACCCCACGATGTCCAACCTTATCCTAACGCCCATCTGCCCCTTTACGCTGACCAACCGCCCGATAATTCTTCCTGATTCCGATACGGTCTGCATCACCATGCGAAAGGCCAGGGAAGAAAAGGTGACCATTACCTTTGACGGACAGGTGGGGTTTGATTTGAAATACGGGGACAAGGTAATGATCCATGCGTCCAATAAAAGGATTCGCTTGCTCAAGTCACCCGATCAAACCTACTTTGAGATCCTAAGGGCCAAACTCATGTGGGGTGGTGCCACTTACAAAAACCATGATGGAAACGGTTAG
- a CDS encoding ATP-binding protein, which produces MYITCGLPASGKTKTSEQVARITGFRILRSDLLRLEILRNEDVFDERVASDMGKRYQVYDEMFRLTDQLCAKGEDVILDATFVSQALRKRAAEIAAKYGKNFFIQEILCPDEVCLRRIRQRSKGHYESNAISEEAYHNNKRRYEKVDLKEIVRDYPGLEIHFFQVDTSKDSLHEWRVVEKTVLCK; this is translated from the coding sequence TTGTATATTACTTGCGGGTTGCCCGCCTCGGGGAAGACGAAAACGAGCGAACAGGTCGCAAGGATCACGGGGTTTAGAATCTTGAGGTCGGATCTTCTCCGGCTGGAGATCTTGAGAAATGAAGACGTATTTGACGAAAGGGTGGCCTCGGACATGGGCAAGAGGTATCAGGTATATGATGAGATGTTCAGGCTGACCGATCAATTGTGTGCCAAAGGGGAGGATGTTATCCTAGACGCCACTTTCGTCTCCCAAGCGCTCAGGAAAAGGGCGGCTGAGATCGCTGCGAAATACGGAAAAAATTTTTTTATTCAGGAGATCCTTTGTCCTGATGAGGTTTGTCTCAGAAGGATTCGGCAGAGAAGCAAGGGCCATTACGAATCGAATGCAATAAGTGAAGAAGCCTATCACAATAATAAAAGGCGGTATGAGAAAGTGGATCTCAAGGAAATCGTAAGGGATTATCCAGGGCTTGAGATTCATTTTTTCCAGGTAGATACCAGTAAAGATTCTCTTCATGAGTGGCGGGTCGTTGAAAAAACCGTCCTTTGCAAATAA
- a CDS encoding phosphotransferase, with protein sequence MANMIKDLLEPSSLPDITKEVRLIQTHISMVLVADNFVYKIKKPVDFGFLDFTDLEKRKFYCHQEVKLNSRLAEDIYLGVLPVIFDGKVHRIGMNHTGGEIVDYAVKMRRIPQDRLMKSLFQRGELTEEHLRKISLKLSTFHLNAERSPEIDHFGEPDAFRINTEENFEQTEKYIDITIKEKDYRHLSRWTDLFLKNKESLFRERISMQKIRDCHGDLHMEHVCLTDKVSVIDCIEFNDRFRYSDTIADIAFLLMDLEFHGGKEVADRLWSLYAEETGDSEMMELLTFYKVYRAYVRGKVNSFRLDDPNIPEGEKTRAIREASRYFELARSYVD encoded by the coding sequence ATGGCGAACATGATCAAAGACCTGCTGGAACCCTCTTCACTGCCCGATATTACGAAGGAAGTCCGGTTGATTCAGACCCATATCTCAATGGTACTGGTTGCGGATAATTTCGTTTACAAAATCAAAAAGCCCGTTGATTTCGGATTCTTGGACTTCACGGATCTTGAGAAGAGAAAATTTTACTGCCACCAGGAAGTCAAGTTGAACAGTCGATTGGCCGAAGATATCTATCTCGGCGTTCTGCCCGTCATCTTTGACGGGAAGGTGCACAGGATCGGTATGAACCACACGGGCGGTGAGATCGTGGATTACGCCGTAAAGATGCGGAGGATTCCCCAGGATCGTCTCATGAAATCCCTCTTTCAAAGAGGTGAATTGACGGAAGAACACTTGAGAAAGATCTCCTTGAAATTGTCGACCTTTCACCTGAACGCTGAGCGATCCCCGGAGATCGATCATTTTGGAGAGCCGGATGCCTTTCGGATCAATACAGAGGAAAACTTCGAGCAGACTGAAAAATACATTGATATCACAATAAAAGAAAAGGATTACAGGCATCTAAGTAGATGGACGGACCTCTTTTTAAAGAACAAAGAATCTCTATTCCGTGAAAGAATCTCCATGCAAAAAATAAGGGATTGCCACGGGGATCTACACATGGAACACGTATGTCTCACCGACAAGGTGTCCGTAATCGACTGCATCGAGTTCAATGACCGTTTCCGCTATAGTGACACAATCGCCGACATTGCCTTTCTGCTGATGGATCTTGAATTCCACGGTGGCAAGGAGGTCGCGGACCGCCTGTGGTCCCTGTATGCAGAGGAGACGGGAGATTCCGAAATGATGGAATTGCTCACCTTCTACAAGGTATATCGGGCCTATGTACGCGGAAAGGTGAACAGTTTCAGGCTCGATGATCCGAATATCCCCGAAGGGGAGAAGACCAGGGCGATCCGCGAGGCCTCACGGTACTTTGAATTGGCTCGATCTTATGTCGACTAA
- a CDS encoding purine-nucleoside phosphorylase, producing MQREIVAATEYLSSRLSVSPRIGMITGTGLGDLTGKISVENRIPYEEIPHFPVSTIPGHKGNLVAGTLLGKRILAMEGRFHLYEGYSPQQITFPIRVMSKLGVDTLLISSAAGGLNPRFRPGDIMVVTDHINLTGQNPLVGPNLEEFGPRFPDMSCVYPEEYLALAREKALELGILLWEGVYVAITGPSLETPAETRFLRMIGADAVGMSTVPEVIVAVHCGMKVMAIVAITNLNLPDCMESTSIEEVISNAKKAGGKLADLWATIIEELPEKNP from the coding sequence ATGCAGCGGGAAATTGTGGCGGCAACCGAATACCTTTCTTCACGTCTTTCCGTGAGTCCCCGGATCGGCATGATTACCGGTACGGGATTAGGTGACCTTACCGGGAAAATTTCTGTTGAAAACAGGATCCCTTACGAGGAGATTCCCCACTTCCCTGTTTCCACGATTCCAGGACACAAGGGAAATCTGGTCGCGGGGACCCTCCTGGGAAAAAGGATACTGGCTATGGAGGGACGCTTTCATCTTTATGAAGGCTATTCCCCCCAACAGATCACCTTTCCCATAAGGGTGATGTCGAAGCTCGGTGTCGATACCCTTCTCATATCCAGTGCAGCCGGCGGATTGAATCCACGATTTCGGCCGGGAGACATCATGGTCGTAACGGATCACATCAACCTGACGGGGCAAAATCCCCTGGTTGGACCAAATCTTGAGGAATTCGGCCCCCGTTTTCCTGATATGTCCTGTGTCTATCCTGAAGAGTACCTCGCCCTGGCAAGGGAAAAGGCCCTCGAATTGGGAATACTGCTGTGGGAAGGGGTCTATGTCGCCATCACCGGTCCGAGCCTGGAAACCCCAGCGGAAACGCGTTTTCTCAGGATGATCGGGGCGGACGCGGTCGGTATGTCTACGGTTCCGGAGGTGATTGTAGCCGTTCATTGCGGAATGAAGGTTATGGCCATTGTAGCTATTACAAACCTCAATCTGCCTGATTGTATGGAAAGCACCTCCATCGAGGAAGTCATTTCCAATGCAAAAAAGGCGGGAGGAAAATTGGCGGACCTGTGGGCGACCATTATTGAAGAATTGCCCGAAAAAAACCCCTGA